A single region of the Sphaeramia orbicularis chromosome 6, fSphaOr1.1, whole genome shotgun sequence genome encodes:
- the LOC115421251 gene encoding ETS domain-containing protein Elk-3-like, translated as MDSAITLWQFLLQLLLDQTHKHLICWTSTDGEFKLLKSEEVAKLWGLRKNKTNMNYDKLSRALRYYYDKNIIKKVIGQKFVYKFVSFPEILKMDPQAVEMGLATGRFPLQEGEAPELEVEEEEEEEGEEEAQRRTLAALGAQQCRNDYLRSGLYSSFSISSLQNQPELLRALRERQDEPRSVIRFGTNASDQSSPPSSKHEPYVSPRPSKLPSLSHSPTSPHPGQSWSPAVKEEEEDSDPNAQPLNLSSGHRERALQSPEKRSNISSGRSSTTTTSSSSNQGDGLPPKHKKPKALEISAPSLLLAGSDIGSIALNSPALPSGSLTPAFFTAQTPSGLLLAHSPLLSGIHFWSSLSPVAPLSPARLQGHGSLFQFPSLINGHMPVPLPNLEGTPASMLMSPTIHKS; from the exons ATGGACAGTGCCAtcactttgtggcagttcctgctGCAGCTGCTACTTGACCAGACTCACAAACACCTGATCTGCTGGACGTCCACAGATGGGGAGTTCAAGCTCCTCAAGTCGGAGGAAGTAGCCAAGCTGTGGGGGCTGcgcaaaaacaaaaccaacatgaACTACGACAAGCTGAGCAGAGCGCTGCGCTACTACTACGACAAG AACATTATCAAGAAGGTGATTGGCCAGAAATTTGTCTATAAGTTCGTGTCTTTTCCTGAGATCTTGAAGATGGATCCCCAGGCTGTGGAGATGGGCCTGGCCACTGGTCGGTTTCCCCTCCAGGAAGGAGAGGCCCCTGAgctggaggtagaggaggaggaagaggaggagggggaggaggaggcccAGAGGAGGACCCTGGCAGCCCTGGGGGCTCAGCAGTGTCGAAATGACTACCTCCGTTCAGGTCTGTATTCCTCCTTCAGCATCAGCTCCCTCCAGAACCAGCCTGAGCTGCTCCGTGCCCTGCGGGAGCGCCAGGACGAGCCGCGCTCTGTCATCCGCTTCGGCACAAACGCCAGTGACCAAAGCTCCCCTCCCTCCTCCAAACATGAGCCTTATGTCTCCCCCAGGCCATCCAAACTCCCGTCTCTGTCCCATTCCCCAACTTCCCCCCATCCTGGCCAAAGCTGGAGCCCTGCagtcaaggaggaggaggaggactctgACCCAAACGCCCAGCCCCTCAACCTGTCATCTGGACACCGAGAGCGAGCCCTGCAGTCTCCAGAGAAGAGGAGCAACATCAGCAGTGGTAggagtagtactactactaccagcAGTAGTAGTAACCAAGGAGATGGACTCCCACCAAAGCACAAAAAGCCCAAAGCTCTGGAGATCTCCGCCCCGTCCCTGCTGCTCGCTGGTAGTGACATCGGCTCTATCGCCCTGAACAGTCCGGCACTGCCCTCCGGCTCCCTCACTCCGGCCTTCTTCACCGCACAG ACTCCCTCTGGTTTGCTGCTGGCTCACAGTCCGCTGTTGTCAGGGATCCATTTTTGGAGCAGCCTGAGCCCTGTCGCCCCACTCAGTCCAGCCCGTCTGCAGGGCCATGGCTCGCTCTTCCAG TTCCCCAGCCTAATCAACGGACACATGCCTGTCCCCCTGCCAAACCTGGAAGGAACACCCGCCTCCATGCTCATGTCCCCCACCATCCACAAATCCTGA